A genomic stretch from Mycobacterium cookii includes:
- a CDS encoding MBL fold metallo-hydrolase, translated as MAPVLTAVTEHVHLVQGGAVNWLLVTDDSGVMMIDAGYPGDRDDVLASLRQLGYQADDVRAILLTHAHIDHLGSAIWFAKTLGTPVYCHADEVGHAKREYLEQASPLDVAMRIWRPRWALWTAHLVRDGGLSREGIPTAQPLTAEVAAQLPGHPMAIPTPGHTGGHCSYLVDGVLASGDALVTGHALLTRSGPQLLPAMFSHDQDGCVRSLAALALLDTEVLAPGHGDLWRGPIRDAANRASALAL; from the coding sequence ATGGCACCGGTGTTGACGGCCGTCACCGAGCATGTGCATCTCGTCCAGGGTGGTGCGGTGAACTGGCTGCTGGTCACCGATGACTCCGGCGTGATGATGATCGACGCCGGCTATCCGGGCGATCGCGACGACGTGCTGGCCTCGCTGCGGCAACTGGGATATCAAGCGGACGACGTGCGGGCGATCCTGCTCACCCACGCCCACATCGATCACCTTGGTTCGGCAATCTGGTTCGCCAAAACCCTTGGTACCCCGGTCTATTGCCATGCCGATGAGGTCGGGCACGCCAAGCGTGAGTATCTGGAGCAGGCGTCGCCGCTGGATGTCGCGATGCGGATCTGGCGACCCCGCTGGGCGTTGTGGACGGCGCACCTGGTCCGCGACGGCGGGCTCAGCCGTGAGGGCATCCCGACCGCGCAGCCGCTGACCGCCGAGGTGGCCGCACAGTTGCCGGGTCACCCGATGGCCATCCCCACGCCGGGCCACACCGGCGGTCACTGCTCGTATCTGGTCGACGGCGTGTTGGCCAGCGGCGACGCGCTGGTGACCGGGCATGCGCTGCTCACGCGCAGCGGACCGCAACTGCTGCCCGCGATGTTCAGTCATGATCAGGACGGTTGCGTACGCAGCCTGGCTGCCCTGGCGCTGCTGGATACCGAGGTTCTGGCTCCCGGCCACGGCGACCTGTGGCGGGGTCCGATCCGCGATGCGGCCAATCGGGCAAGCGCATTGGCGCTATAA
- the fgd gene encoding glucose-6-phosphate dehydrogenase (coenzyme-F420), translating into MAELKLGYKASAEQFAPRELVELAVAAEEHGMDSATVSDHFQPWRHEGGHAPFSLAWMTAVGERTKRLQLGTSVLTPTFRYNPAVIAQAFATMGCLYPDRIFLGVGTGESLNEIATGYEGEWPEFKERYARLRESVRLMRELWLGDRVDFEGEYYHTKGASIYDVPDGGIPIYIAAGGPQVAKYAGRAGDGFICTSGKGEELYKDKLIPAMREGAEAAGKNPDDIDRMIEIKISYDTDPELALENTRFWAPLSLTAEQKTSIHDPLEMEKAANELPIEQVAKRWIVASDPDEAVAKVKDYVDWGLNHLVFHAPGHDQRRFLELFRNDLEPRLRRLG; encoded by the coding sequence GTGGCTGAACTCAAACTTGGATATAAGGCGTCGGCGGAACAATTCGCGCCACGCGAACTCGTCGAGCTGGCGGTCGCCGCCGAAGAGCACGGGATGGACAGCGCTACGGTCAGCGACCACTTCCAGCCGTGGCGGCACGAGGGTGGCCACGCGCCGTTCTCGCTGGCCTGGATGACGGCGGTCGGTGAACGCACCAAGCGGCTCCAGCTGGGGACTTCGGTGCTCACCCCGACCTTCCGGTACAACCCCGCCGTGATCGCGCAGGCGTTCGCGACGATGGGATGTCTGTACCCGGATCGCATCTTCCTCGGCGTGGGCACCGGCGAGTCACTCAACGAGATCGCCACCGGGTACGAAGGCGAGTGGCCGGAGTTCAAAGAGCGCTACGCGCGACTGCGTGAATCGGTGCGGCTGATGCGTGAGCTGTGGCTGGGCGACCGGGTCGATTTCGAGGGCGAGTACTACCACACCAAGGGTGCCTCCATCTACGACGTGCCCGACGGCGGCATCCCGATCTACATCGCCGCGGGCGGTCCGCAGGTGGCCAAGTACGCGGGCCGCGCCGGCGACGGCTTCATCTGCACGTCCGGAAAGGGTGAGGAGCTCTACAAGGACAAGCTCATCCCCGCCATGCGGGAGGGCGCGGAGGCCGCGGGCAAGAATCCCGACGACATCGACCGGATGATCGAGATCAAGATCTCCTACGACACCGATCCCGAACTGGCACTGGAGAACACGCGATTCTGGGCGCCGCTGTCGCTGACGGCCGAACAGAAGACCAGCATTCACGACCCGCTCGAGATGGAGAAGGCGGCCAACGAATTGCCGATCGAACAGGTCGCCAAGCGCTGGATCGTGGCCTCCGATCCCGACGAGGCGGTCGCGAAGGTGAAGGACTATGTCGACTGGGGTCTGAACCACCTGGTGTTCCATGCGCCGGGTCACGACCAGCGCCGCTTCCTGGAGCTGTTCCGCAACGACCTCGAGCCCCGGTTGCGACGGCTGGGCTGA
- the pta gene encoding phosphate acetyltransferase, which yields MRRVTTSAASWSCSATTSSPGCDGWADRSVAASSPGIYIAAPEGDTGKSTIALGIVHRLVSTVARVGVFRPISRAGDDRDYILELLLAHATAGLPYERCIGVTYQQLHADRDAAIDDIVERYHAVAAECDAVVIVGSDYTDVASPAELSVNARIAVNLGAPVVLAVRAKGRSAEQVAQAVEVCLAELNAQHAHTAAVIANRCEPMELTAIVEALRPLAPRGYAVPDEPLLVAPTVADLEAAVAGTLLSGDTALMSREVMDVVVAGMTADHVLERLAEGVAVVTPGDRSDVVLAVASAHAAEGFPSLSCIILNGGFELHRSIERLVAGLRLRLPIITTSLGTYETASAVGSARGRVTMASQRKIDTALELIDSHVDLTDLLAQLAIPIPKVTTPQMFTYQLRERARSDRKRIVLPEGDDDRILKSAGRVLQRGIADLTILGDESQIRSRAAELSVDLDGAAVFDPRTSDLCDRFAEQYAQLRAKKGVSVEQAHEIIHDASYFGIMLVHNGMVDGMVSGASHTTAHTVRPAFEIIRTAPGISTVSSIFLMCLPDKVLAYGDCAIVPDPTVEQLADIAISAAQTAAQFGIEPRVAMLSYSTGESGTGADVDKVRAATELVRSRAQRILVEGPIQYDAAVEPSVAATKLRDSPVAGRATVLIFPDLNAGNNAYKAVQRSAGAIAIGPVLQGLNKPVNDLSRGALVEDIVNTIAITAIQAQGIHV from the coding sequence ATGCGCCGGGTCACGACCAGCGCCGCTTCCTGGAGCTGTTCCGCAACGACCTCGAGCCCCGGTTGCGACGGCTGGGCTGACCGCAGCGTGGCTGCTTCCAGTCCCGGCATCTACATCGCGGCGCCGGAGGGCGACACCGGCAAGTCGACGATCGCGTTGGGGATCGTGCATCGGCTGGTGTCGACGGTGGCCCGCGTCGGGGTGTTCCGGCCGATCAGCCGGGCAGGCGACGACCGCGACTACATCCTGGAGCTGCTGCTGGCCCACGCCACCGCGGGCCTGCCCTACGAGCGCTGTATCGGCGTGACGTACCAGCAGTTACACGCCGATCGCGACGCCGCCATCGACGACATCGTCGAGCGCTATCACGCGGTCGCGGCGGAGTGCGACGCCGTTGTCATCGTCGGCAGCGACTACACCGACGTGGCCAGCCCGGCCGAGCTGAGCGTGAACGCGCGCATCGCGGTGAATCTCGGCGCGCCGGTCGTGCTGGCGGTGCGGGCCAAGGGCCGCAGCGCAGAGCAAGTCGCCCAAGCCGTCGAAGTGTGCCTCGCCGAACTGAACGCCCAGCATGCCCACACCGCAGCGGTGATCGCAAACCGTTGTGAGCCTATGGAATTGACCGCGATCGTCGAAGCGCTGCGGCCTCTGGCTCCGAGAGGCTACGCCGTGCCCGACGAGCCTCTGCTGGTGGCGCCGACGGTGGCCGACTTGGAGGCCGCCGTCGCCGGAACGCTGCTCAGCGGCGACACCGCGCTGATGAGTCGCGAGGTGATGGACGTCGTGGTCGCGGGTATGACGGCCGATCATGTGCTCGAGCGGCTGGCCGAAGGCGTGGCGGTGGTCACCCCCGGCGATCGGTCGGACGTGGTGTTGGCGGTGGCGAGTGCCCATGCGGCCGAGGGCTTTCCGTCGTTGTCGTGCATCATCCTCAACGGCGGATTCGAATTGCACAGATCGATCGAGAGACTGGTCGCCGGCCTGCGGCTGCGGTTACCCATCATCACCACCTCGCTGGGCACCTACGAAACGGCCAGCGCGGTCGGGTCGGCCCGCGGACGGGTCACCATGGCCTCACAGCGCAAGATCGACACCGCGCTAGAACTGATCGACAGCCATGTCGATCTCACGGACCTGTTGGCGCAGTTGGCGATTCCGATCCCCAAGGTGACCACGCCGCAGATGTTCACCTACCAGCTGCGCGAGCGGGCCCGTTCCGATCGCAAGCGCATCGTGCTACCAGAAGGCGACGACGACCGGATCCTCAAATCTGCCGGTCGGGTGCTGCAGCGGGGGATCGCCGACCTGACGATTCTTGGCGACGAAAGCCAGATCCGTTCCCGCGCTGCCGAACTCAGTGTCGACCTGGACGGCGCTGCTGTGTTCGACCCGCGTACCAGCGACCTGTGTGACCGGTTCGCCGAACAGTACGCCCAGTTGCGCGCCAAGAAGGGCGTCAGCGTCGAGCAGGCCCACGAGATCATCCACGATGCGTCGTACTTCGGCATCATGCTGGTGCACAACGGGATGGTCGACGGCATGGTGTCCGGTGCATCGCACACCACCGCGCACACGGTGCGACCCGCGTTCGAGATCATCCGCACCGCCCCCGGCATATCGACGGTCTCCAGCATCTTCTTGATGTGCCTGCCGGACAAGGTGCTGGCCTACGGCGACTGCGCGATCGTCCCCGATCCGACGGTCGAACAGCTCGCTGACATCGCGATCAGTGCTGCGCAGACCGCCGCACAATTCGGCATCGAACCGCGTGTGGCCATGCTGTCGTACTCGACCGGCGAATCCGGCACGGGTGCTGATGTCGATAAGGTCAGGGCGGCAACCGAATTGGTGCGCAGCCGGGCACAGCGGATCCTGGTCGAAGGCCCGATCCAGTATGACGCCGCCGTCGAGCCCTCGGTGGCGGCCACCAAGCTTCGCGACTCGCCTGTCGCCGGTCGGGCCACCGTGCTGATCTTCCCGGACTTGAACGCGGGCAATAACGCCTACAAGGCGGTGCAGCGTAGCGCGGGGGCGATCGCGATCGGCCCGGTGCTGCAGGGTCTGAACAAACCGGTGAACGACCTGTCCCGCGGCGCCCTGGTCGAAGACATCGTCAACACCATCGCGATCACCGCGATCCAGGCTCAGGGTATTCATGTTTAG
- a CDS encoding acetate kinase, which produces MFRRVLVLNSGSSSLKYQLIEPDSGTSLADGIVEQIGEPSSGVADHGAALQVAFEKLCDQGIDLNACGLAAVGHRVVHGGPVFYRPTVIDDAVIAELEQVSVLAPLHNPPALQGIEVARAMLSSVPHVAVFDTAFFHDLPAAAATYAIDRELAKKWHIRRYGFHGTSHRYVSQQAAAFLYQPWEKLNQIVLHLGNGASASAIAGGRPVDTSMGLTPLEGLVMGTRSGDIDAGIVSYLHREAEMSVDDIESMLNHRSGLLGLAGERDFRRLHQMIESGDSSARLAYDVFIHRLRKYIGGYLAILGRTDAISFTAGVGENAATVRLDALSGLEGLGIEIDERRNAASGKGARRISTEASAIAVLVVPTNEELAIARDCMRAIKA; this is translated from the coding sequence ATGTTTAGACGGGTGTTGGTGCTGAACTCCGGCTCGTCGTCACTGAAATATCAACTGATCGAACCTGATTCGGGCACGTCGCTGGCCGACGGCATCGTCGAGCAGATCGGTGAACCTTCGTCTGGCGTTGCCGACCACGGCGCGGCGCTGCAAGTGGCGTTCGAGAAGTTGTGCGACCAAGGCATCGACCTGAACGCCTGCGGGCTGGCGGCCGTCGGGCACCGGGTGGTTCACGGCGGGCCGGTCTTCTACCGGCCGACCGTCATCGACGACGCGGTTATCGCCGAGCTCGAGCAGGTTTCCGTCCTTGCGCCGCTGCACAATCCGCCCGCTTTGCAGGGTATCGAGGTCGCGCGCGCGATGCTTTCCAGTGTGCCGCACGTCGCGGTGTTCGACACCGCGTTCTTTCACGATCTGCCTGCCGCTGCGGCGACCTACGCGATCGACCGTGAACTCGCGAAGAAGTGGCATATTCGGCGGTACGGATTTCACGGGACCTCGCATCGCTACGTCAGTCAGCAGGCCGCGGCCTTCTTGTACCAGCCATGGGAGAAGCTGAATCAGATTGTGCTGCATCTGGGCAACGGCGCGTCCGCATCGGCGATCGCCGGCGGTCGCCCTGTCGACACCTCGATGGGTCTGACCCCGTTGGAGGGCCTGGTGATGGGCACCCGCAGCGGTGACATCGACGCGGGCATCGTGAGCTACCTGCATCGCGAGGCCGAGATGAGCGTCGATGACATCGAGTCGATGCTCAACCACCGTTCCGGACTGCTGGGGTTGGCCGGCGAGCGTGACTTCCGTCGGCTGCACCAGATGATCGAATCGGGCGACAGCTCAGCACGATTGGCCTACGACGTGTTCATTCACCGGTTGCGTAAGTATATCGGCGGGTACCTGGCCATCCTGGGCCGCACCGATGCGATCAGCTTCACCGCCGGGGTCGGGGAGAACGCCGCTACGGTGCGCCTGGATGCACTGAGCGGGCTGGAGGGGTTGGGTATCGAGATCGATGAGCGGCGAAACGCGGCTTCCGGCAAGGGCGCTCGGCGGATTTCCACCGAAGCCTCGGCGATCGCCGTTCTGGTGGTCCCGACCAACGAGGAGTTGGCCATCGCGCGGGACTGCATGCGCGCCATCAAGGCCTGA
- a CDS encoding metallopeptidase family protein — protein sequence MDAGRESDLDDPFEAAIDEALNSLPADLRAEVGNVAILVEDEPPDGRLLGMYSGAPRAVRGIIFGPGGMLPAKVCIFRGPITRLAAGDPERLRREVRHVVLRELAHYFAVK from the coding sequence ATGGATGCGGGTCGGGAGTCGGATCTCGACGATCCATTCGAAGCTGCGATTGACGAGGCGCTGAACTCTTTACCAGCCGATCTCCGTGCGGAGGTGGGCAACGTGGCGATCCTCGTCGAGGATGAGCCTCCGGACGGGCGGCTGCTCGGCATGTATAGCGGCGCGCCGCGGGCCGTGAGAGGAATCATATTCGGGCCGGGCGGAATGCTCCCGGCCAAGGTCTGCATCTTTCGCGGGCCGATCACGCGACTCGCTGCGGGCGACCCCGAACGATTACGCCGCGAGGTCAGACACGTCGTGCTCCGCGAGCTGGCGCACTACTTCGCTGTTAAGTGA
- a CDS encoding Rv2253/PknI dimerization domain-containing protein, translating into MTEPKDIPAAQDLNDRTEQSKEVVPSEAEPAEAPSVWPQEDTEDIVPDINRRSVRQRLAEAAIWSALLFVLVGGTVLALVNVLKQPPRPPGQPPAKGPIDGTYRVDRYLGEGATRTPDGTVSTPTPKNSVVETEWWAFQSACPPQSCIAVGTRLDNTTHTQVAPNIGKQKMQSLRLINGQWISDPPNRVSQDCVAGKPGHDTRRSTMELMQLADGTFKGQESDLIESNECGRSGTVSTTPVVATRLGDLPAGLPPLKAK; encoded by the coding sequence GTGACCGAGCCCAAGGACATCCCTGCTGCTCAAGATCTGAATGATCGGACTGAGCAAAGCAAAGAGGTGGTGCCGAGCGAGGCTGAGCCGGCCGAAGCGCCGTCAGTGTGGCCGCAGGAGGATACGGAAGACATTGTCCCAGACATCAATCGCCGCTCCGTTCGGCAACGCTTGGCCGAGGCAGCAATATGGAGCGCACTTCTATTCGTTTTGGTCGGCGGAACCGTTTTAGCACTTGTCAACGTACTCAAGCAACCGCCGCGGCCGCCTGGCCAACCGCCCGCAAAAGGTCCCATTGATGGCACGTATCGCGTTGACCGCTATCTAGGCGAAGGCGCCACTCGTACACCAGATGGGACCGTTTCAACCCCCACACCAAAAAACAGCGTTGTCGAAACAGAATGGTGGGCTTTCCAATCCGCCTGCCCACCGCAATCGTGCATCGCGGTAGGCACACGGCTCGACAACACCACCCACACTCAGGTCGCGCCGAACATAGGCAAGCAGAAGATGCAATCGCTTCGTTTAATCAACGGGCAGTGGATCAGTGATCCCCCCAACCGCGTCTCACAGGATTGTGTAGCCGGTAAGCCGGGACATGACACGAGGCGCTCAACCATGGAATTGATGCAGCTCGCCGACGGCACATTCAAGGGTCAGGAATCCGATTTGATCGAATCGAACGAATGCGGTCGTTCCGGCACTGTGTCGACGACACCGGTTGTGGCGACGCGTCTTGGTGATTTACCTGCTGGGCTTCCACCGTTGAAAGCGAAATAG
- a CDS encoding DUF5666 domain-containing protein, producing MVESVSGNSVQVTQESGKATVDVSDSAKIIEYTNAQLSDFAAGNCVRVNYRPGPNPNSAQAVAVQQNPAGNGGKCPQPKAIASGSPGALVSAGPVQAVIGTVTSVSGNTITVSFTDGNGKPAQMNMNGNDQTRYTKGGAGTSQAIAEGKCINASGTKDGGGTLQATVVTLIGENDGKCPWPTAKR from the coding sequence TTGGTCGAGTCGGTGTCTGGAAACTCGGTCCAAGTCACCCAGGAGTCTGGGAAGGCCACCGTCGATGTTAGCGATTCGGCCAAGATCATCGAGTACACCAACGCTCAGTTGAGCGATTTCGCTGCCGGCAACTGCGTGAGAGTTAATTACCGGCCCGGCCCGAACCCCAACTCCGCCCAGGCCGTAGCTGTGCAACAGAACCCGGCGGGTAACGGCGGCAAGTGCCCGCAACCGAAGGCCATAGCGTCCGGCTCACCGGGCGCTCTGGTGTCGGCAGGCCCCGTCCAAGCGGTGATTGGCACGGTTACTTCTGTTTCGGGTAACACCATCACTGTGTCCTTTACCGACGGCAACGGCAAACCCGCTCAAATGAACATGAATGGCAACGACCAGACGCGCTACACAAAGGGCGGCGCAGGAACTTCGCAGGCCATCGCGGAAGGCAAGTGCATCAACGCATCCGGAACCAAGGATGGTGGCGGGACGCTGCAGGCGACGGTTGTCACCCTGATCGGCGAAAACGACGGCAAATGCCCGTGGCCTACCGCCAAGCGGTAA
- a CDS encoding glycosyltransferase family 1 protein, producing MQFAVAIVSPPSNPTVGGAFQEVAETFHYALRALGHDSVLTTRLDLDERRTIVFGANHLVHYGLPVPKNPIFYNLEQLGDDSPWIAMPEFIDLFRRYQNWDYSQTNIEYLAALGLPRPAYVPIGYVPELTRIPPAAEDIDVLFYGMLSERRYAVLKDLQDRGLRVKWLSGVLGASRDAWIARSKIVLNLHYWEAKIFEIARVSYLLANRRTVVSERGADPTLERELEAGVVFADYDELVDRCVEMLGDERARRELADRGYQAFAARDQAAIVDRALADLDGVTHETATRDDGRIDVRLEDHDHSADHQLRNRNLLRHKSEQERDQLLAKVERNPEDARSVLFLAQTCLQLGDIYIARKWYARRVEMGGCDEEVYYALLRLAESMQQLGEPWPDVEDAYLRAWYFRPTRAEPLLPIATGYRQSQRYRLAYLFAQRAATIPIPDNDLLIPAEIAQVYAWRAADEQAVCASWIGKHAEAFTLCRRLLARPDIPDPDRQRIAANRDFSVPAMIEAAAPYPEAVVRSLTTDPGDAEITVSLIAGPDRHATEQTLNSFLNCCRDVSRVRRFLVLDTGLSARDRANLRRRYGFLEFPRRRSGDGPAAPLAQLHAKISGRFWLHLGEGWQFFAPENLITRLTAVLDTEPKVFQVGINYANADKLTGASAAEQAIRRAPGAGRYLLTEAMTRGPVMFDVARLNRAVGVQNCDPDSPAQRGRSAAADAGLRTATLDEVLCIAGLGF from the coding sequence ATGCAGTTTGCCGTCGCGATTGTTTCCCCTCCCAGCAATCCGACCGTCGGTGGAGCATTTCAAGAAGTCGCAGAGACCTTCCACTACGCCCTGCGAGCGCTCGGCCATGACTCTGTGCTGACCACCCGTCTCGACCTCGACGAGCGCCGCACCATCGTGTTCGGCGCAAATCACCTGGTCCACTACGGTCTGCCGGTGCCAAAAAACCCCATCTTCTACAACCTTGAGCAATTGGGTGACGACTCGCCGTGGATCGCAATGCCAGAATTCATCGACCTTTTCCGGCGTTATCAGAATTGGGATTACAGTCAAACCAACATCGAGTATCTCGCCGCCCTGGGACTGCCTCGGCCCGCCTATGTTCCGATTGGATATGTTCCCGAGCTGACACGGATCCCCCCTGCCGCCGAGGATATCGACGTACTTTTCTACGGCATGCTCAGCGAGCGCCGATACGCCGTTCTCAAGGACCTGCAGGACCGAGGTCTTCGGGTCAAATGGCTGTCGGGCGTTCTCGGGGCGAGCCGCGATGCCTGGATCGCACGCTCGAAGATTGTCCTCAACCTGCACTACTGGGAAGCGAAAATCTTCGAGATCGCGCGTGTGTCCTATCTGCTCGCGAACAGGCGAACAGTGGTCTCTGAGCGTGGTGCCGATCCGACGTTGGAGCGCGAACTCGAGGCCGGCGTTGTATTCGCGGACTACGACGAACTGGTCGATCGCTGTGTGGAGATGCTCGGCGACGAGCGCGCGCGACGCGAGCTCGCCGACCGGGGCTATCAGGCGTTCGCCGCTCGCGACCAAGCGGCCATCGTGGACCGCGCGCTGGCAGACCTCGACGGTGTCACCCACGAGACCGCAACGCGCGACGATGGGCGGATCGATGTGCGCCTCGAGGACCACGACCACAGCGCAGATCACCAGCTCCGCAACCGCAACCTGCTCAGGCATAAGTCGGAGCAGGAACGAGATCAGTTGTTGGCCAAGGTCGAACGCAATCCCGAGGATGCACGGTCGGTCTTGTTCCTAGCTCAGACCTGCTTGCAATTGGGCGACATCTATATCGCGCGTAAGTGGTATGCGCGGCGGGTTGAGATGGGCGGCTGCGATGAGGAGGTTTACTACGCGCTGCTTCGGCTCGCGGAATCGATGCAGCAACTCGGTGAACCGTGGCCCGACGTTGAAGACGCCTACTTGCGCGCCTGGTATTTTCGACCGACCCGCGCCGAGCCGCTGCTTCCCATCGCCACTGGATACCGGCAATCGCAGCGCTACCGGCTCGCTTACCTATTTGCGCAGCGCGCCGCCACAATCCCAATTCCTGATAACGACCTCCTTATCCCCGCGGAAATCGCTCAGGTTTACGCTTGGCGTGCGGCCGATGAGCAAGCAGTGTGCGCATCCTGGATCGGCAAGCACGCTGAGGCCTTCACACTGTGCCGGCGCCTGCTGGCCCGCCCCGACATTCCGGACCCCGATCGACAACGGATCGCAGCCAACCGCGACTTCTCGGTACCAGCCATGATCGAGGCCGCCGCACCCTACCCCGAAGCCGTGGTGCGATCCTTGACCACCGACCCCGGCGATGCCGAGATCACCGTCAGCCTGATCGCCGGACCAGACCGCCACGCCACCGAGCAAACCCTGAACTCGTTTCTGAACTGCTGTCGCGACGTGTCACGAGTCCGGCGCTTCCTGGTGCTCGACACTGGGCTGTCCGCCCGCGACCGCGCGAACCTACGGAGACGTTACGGTTTTCTGGAGTTTCCGCGTCGCAGATCGGGCGACGGGCCCGCAGCCCCGCTCGCGCAACTCCACGCCAAGATCAGCGGGCGGTTCTGGCTGCACCTGGGCGAAGGCTGGCAGTTTTTCGCGCCGGAGAACTTGATCACCCGCTTGACCGCGGTGCTCGACACCGAACCAAAGGTGTTCCAGGTGGGCATCAATTACGCCAACGCGGATAAGCTGACCGGCGCCAGCGCCGCCGAGCAGGCGATACGCCGGGCACCCGGCGCCGGCCGCTACTTGCTGACCGAGGCGATGACCCGCGGTCCGGTGATGTTCGACGTCGCGCGCCTGAACCGAGCCGTCGGTGTGCAAAACTGCGACCCCGATTCGCCCGCCCAACGTGGGCGATCGGCCGCCGCCGACGCCGGACTGCGCACCGCCACCCTTGATGAAGTGCTCTGTATCGCGGGTCTAGGTTTCTAG
- a CDS encoding sulfotransferase family protein, with product MAVEISGISVCPSDDLITAAYIDYPRTGPVDGYAFDAYGWVVAKETVAEVEFVHEGIVIACCELEVQRPDVAKKFRSSSRVGFWKAIGTVGLAPAFTIGVRIVFKGGRRREIAEIRGSQQLTSAFTPTMQPITVTSPGRSGSTLLMRMLADHPDIIVHERFPYEQRVCSYWMHFVQVLATPVDTSRAESFEFWTDRKRLIPFPSFFLDPVFAGSVGATVDRWYGSDQIEEFARVAQATVESFYREHARGRKRATPSFFAEKFAPSGHIRSIIWQLYPRTREIFLVRDPRDTLVSVRAFDNKRGRGEFAGQLVGTDEQLVGMVRDSILDLTRLWKSRSKYGTLVHYEDLIHSPTEQVRAMLDALELDSSANIVDAMVQAGNESTADMNAHRTSPDVRSSIGRWKWDLEPRIQDMCDAAFDGLFDELGGSPC from the coding sequence ATGGCGGTGGAGATATCCGGGATCTCCGTGTGCCCCAGCGATGACCTGATCACCGCTGCTTACATCGACTACCCGCGGACGGGTCCAGTCGACGGATACGCGTTCGACGCGTACGGCTGGGTCGTAGCCAAGGAAACCGTGGCCGAGGTGGAGTTCGTCCACGAGGGAATCGTGATTGCTTGCTGCGAGCTAGAAGTCCAGCGGCCCGATGTCGCCAAAAAGTTTCGCAGTTCCTCGCGAGTGGGGTTCTGGAAGGCAATCGGAACGGTCGGCCTCGCACCGGCATTCACCATTGGGGTGAGGATCGTCTTTAAAGGTGGACGCCGACGCGAGATCGCTGAAATACGCGGTTCGCAGCAGCTCACATCGGCCTTCACGCCGACGATGCAGCCAATCACGGTTACCAGCCCCGGCCGATCAGGCAGCACCTTGCTGATGAGGATGCTCGCGGATCACCCGGACATCATCGTCCATGAGCGATTTCCCTACGAGCAGCGGGTCTGCAGCTACTGGATGCATTTCGTACAAGTGCTAGCCACGCCCGTGGACACCTCGCGGGCAGAATCGTTTGAGTTCTGGACGGATCGAAAACGACTCATTCCGTTCCCTTCATTCTTTCTTGACCCGGTATTTGCGGGCTCAGTGGGTGCAACCGTCGACCGCTGGTACGGATCAGATCAGATCGAAGAATTTGCTCGCGTAGCGCAGGCCACCGTCGAATCCTTCTACCGCGAGCACGCTCGCGGACGAAAACGCGCGACCCCTTCATTCTTCGCGGAGAAGTTCGCCCCGTCAGGCCACATCCGCTCGATAATTTGGCAGCTCTACCCACGGACGCGAGAGATATTTCTCGTCCGAGATCCAAGGGACACCCTGGTCTCGGTGCGGGCATTCGACAATAAGAGGGGGAGGGGCGAATTCGCTGGCCAACTGGTTGGAACGGATGAACAACTCGTCGGCATGGTCCGCGACAGCATACTGGATCTCACACGTCTGTGGAAAAGCAGATCTAAATACGGCACGCTTGTTCATTATGAGGATCTAATACATTCGCCAACCGAACAAGTACGCGCAATGCTCGACGCGCTGGAGCTGGACTCGTCGGCGAATATCGTCGACGCAATGGTACAAGCTGGGAATGAGTCCACCGCGGATATGAATGCGCATCGAACATCGCCTGACGTCCGGTCATCGATCGGTCGCTGGAAGTGGGACCTTGAACCACGGATCCAAGACATGTGCGACGCGGCGTTTGACGGGTTATTCGACGAACTTGGCGGCAGCCCGTGTTAA